The following coding sequences are from one Ancylobacter sp. TS-1 window:
- a CDS encoding thiamine phosphate synthase — MKLDPFYLIVDRASWLPRLLPQGVKLVQLRAKELDEAALRREIATARDVCARYGAQLVVNDYWRLAIDEGCDFVHLGQEDLADADLVAIRRAGLKLGISTHDEAELEVALLARPDYVALGPVYPTILKKMRWAPQGLERVAAWKKRVGDLPLVGIGGLTIERAPGVLRAGADSVAVVTDVLLNDNPERRAREWVTATRETV, encoded by the coding sequence ATGAAGCTCGACCCGTTCTACCTGATCGTCGACCGCGCCTCCTGGCTGCCGCGCCTGCTGCCGCAGGGCGTGAAGCTGGTGCAGCTGCGGGCCAAGGAACTCGACGAGGCGGCGTTGCGCCGGGAGATCGCCACCGCGCGCGACGTCTGCGCCCGCTACGGGGCGCAACTCGTCGTCAATGATTACTGGCGCCTCGCCATCGACGAGGGCTGCGACTTCGTGCATCTCGGCCAGGAAGACCTTGCCGATGCCGATCTGGTGGCGATCCGGCGGGCGGGGCTCAAGCTCGGCATCAGCACCCATGACGAGGCGGAGCTGGAAGTCGCGCTGCTGGCGCGGCCCGACTATGTGGCGCTGGGCCCGGTCTACCCCACCATTCTCAAGAAGATGCGCTGGGCGCCGCAGGGGCTGGAGCGCGTCGCCGCCTGGAAGAAGCGCGTCGGCGACCTGCCGCTGGTCGGCATTGGCGGGCTGACCATCGAGCGCGCTCCCGGCGTGCTGCGCGCCGGCGCCGACAGCGTGGCGGTCGTTACCGACGTGCTGCTGAACGACAATCCCGAGCGGCGCGCCCGCGAGTGGGTGACGGCGACGCGCGAGACGGTGTGA
- a CDS encoding thiazole synthase — translation MSGTLADPVEFYGTKVGSRLLLGTAQYPSPAILQEAIRASGADIVTVSLRRESGAAKAGQPLAGQSFWQLIRDLGVRVLPNTAGCKTVKEAVTTAEMARELFDTPWVKLEVIGEDDTLQPDVFGLVEAARILSRDGFQVFPYTTEDLVVAEKLVAAGCEVLMPWGAPIGSGRGLNNPYGLRSLRAHFPGLPLVVDAGVGVPSHAAAAMEMGYDAVLLNTAVAKAGDPVRMARAFARAIEAGREALIADPMEARDMAAPSTPVMGRAILGQ, via the coding sequence ATGTCCGGGACGCTCGCCGATCCGGTCGAATTCTACGGAACCAAGGTGGGCTCTCGCCTGCTGCTGGGCACGGCGCAATATCCCTCGCCGGCAATCCTCCAGGAGGCGATCCGCGCCTCGGGCGCCGACATCGTGACCGTCTCGCTGCGGCGTGAATCGGGCGCGGCGAAGGCCGGGCAGCCTCTCGCGGGCCAGAGCTTCTGGCAGCTCATCCGCGACCTCGGCGTAAGGGTGCTGCCCAACACCGCCGGCTGCAAGACGGTGAAGGAAGCCGTGACCACCGCCGAGATGGCGCGCGAGCTTTTCGACACGCCCTGGGTGAAGCTGGAGGTGATCGGCGAGGACGACACGCTGCAACCCGATGTGTTCGGGCTCGTCGAGGCGGCGCGCATCCTGTCGCGCGACGGTTTCCAGGTGTTCCCCTACACCACCGAGGACCTCGTTGTGGCGGAGAAACTGGTGGCCGCCGGCTGCGAGGTTCTGATGCCGTGGGGCGCCCCGATCGGCTCCGGGCGCGGGCTGAACAATCCCTATGGCCTGCGCTCGCTGCGGGCGCATTTCCCCGGCCTGCCGCTGGTGGTCGATGCCGGCGTCGGCGTGCCCTCGCATGCGGCGGCGGCGATGGAAATGGGCTACGATGCGGTGCTGCTGAACACGGCGGTTGCCAAGGCCGGCGATCCGGTGCGCATGGCGCGCGCCTTCGCCCGCGCCATCGAGGCCGGCCGCGAGGCGCTGATCGCCGATCCCATGGAAGCACGCGACATGGCGGCGCCCTCGACCCCGGTGATGGGCCGCGCCATCCTTGGACAGTGA